The DNA segment GGAATACGACCTCGATTCGGGGCCGGACCCGGCGACCGTCGCGGCCTCGAGACCGGAGCCGATCGATCCGGCCGATCCCGTATACGCGGTCGGCATCGGCCCCGGGAACCTCGACTACCTGACCCCTCGAGGTGAACGGGCGATCCGGGAGGCCGACGTGGTCGTCGGCTTCGAGACCGTCGTCGAGTTCGTCGCCGACCTGACCGACGCCGACCTGCTAACGTGTGGCTATCGCGACGAACGCGAGACGCTCGAACGGTTCGCGGAGCGCGCCGCCGCCGGCGAGCGCGCCACCGCGGTGTTGATGGGGGATCCCAACCACTCGGGCTACCAGTTCGTCGGCAAGGTTCAGGACGCCGTCGAGAGACGTACCGTAGAGGCAGAATCAGCGTCACGATTCCGAGGACGTGACGAGACCGGAACCAGCGGTCGGCCGGTACGCGTCATTCCCGGCATCTCCTCGCTGCAGATGGCCGCGAGCCGCGCCCGAACGCCGATGGAGGACGCCCGGTTCGTAACGCTACACAAGAGCGGCGACGTCACGGAGGATCTCGCGAGGTTGGTCGAGGCCGTCGGCGAGCGCCACCTACTCGTGCTCCCGCGGCCGTTCGACTGGATGCCCGGCGACGTCGCCGATCACCTCCTCGAGGCGGGCGCGTCGGCGGATCTCGAGGCGCTGGTTCTCGAGCGGCTGACCCACGAGAACGAGACAATCACCCGGACGTCGCTCGGCGAACTCGCGGCTCACTCGGGCGGATCCGATCGGGAGAGCAGCCCCTTCTCCGATCTCTCCGTGCTGGTCGTCCGCGTCGGTGTCGAGTAAGGACGATCTCTCAGCGGTACTCCCCTTCTCCGTCGGTCGCGACGGGCTGGCGGCTTCCGGCCGGCGACCCCTCGAACGTCGCGAGGGACCCGTCGGCGTCTTCCTCCTCCCCAGCGAGGGTCCGCTGTCGTTCGATCTCCGCGTGGATCGCGTCGGTCACCCGCCGGTCCCTGCCGAACGGATCGGCGAGGGCGATGCCGCCGCGATCGAGTTCGAGCTTCTCGGGGATCCGCTCGTCCGTCGTCCCGTTCCGCGTCAGGAACAGCGGTACCGCCACGGCACGCTCCGTGTGGACGTTGTACCGGGCACACTCCACGGCGGGGTTCTGGAGGAGATAGCAGGTGACGACGTCCGCGTGGTTCGATCGTTCCCGGATTCGAGCCGCGTGATACTCCGCCGTCTGCCGGTGATACGGCAGCGAGCTGCTGCCCAGTCCGATGAGGACGAGCGTCGTTCCCTCGGAATCGACGAGGTTCGCTGCCCGTTCCATGATCAGGGCGGTGAGCGTCGGACTCCGACCGATCGGCTCGCAGTAGCGAACCTCCGAGTCGAGATACGAGAGCGCGGCGGGAACCGCGTCGATCGTCTCGTGGGAGTGAGCGATACAGGCCGGAAGTACGAACGTTCGGTCCGCGTCGATCGACTCGAGCCGACCTCGAAGCTCGCGGACCGGTTCCTCCGCGTAGGTCGCGACGTGGACCGCGTCGACGACACCACGGTCCTCGAGGCGTGCGGCATGCGTTCGCAGCGTTTCCGTGTCCTGTGTACCTTCCCGACCGATGAGCGTGAGTGCGTCGCCTGTCATGGTCCCTCCGAATCCACAAATTGACTTTACTTAAGCCAAGTGGAGTTGTAGACGGTTCGTCAGAGAGTAGCATATATCTTGGGATGGCCTCAGAATCCGCTCGATTCGACGGGAACCGGTAGCGACGGCGAGGCCGACGGCCGACCGCCAGCCCCGCACGAACCGGCCGATATGTGGATCTACCGACTAACTAAAGTACGCTTGTGCTAGAGACGGTACAACGATGTTCGGAAACGAGGCGCCCGGTCTAGAGATCGTGGAGTGGACGGTCGATCGATCGAAGTCCGCTCCGAGGAGCGGCGAATGAGGCTGGTGGTGGTCGGCGGATCCACGCTGACCGCGGGGATCGACGGGATCAGTGCCGCGGGGGCGAACCGCGACGCGATGCTCCACACGCCGAGCGCCGATCTGGAAATCCTCGAGTACGGCGACGTTACGCTCGCGCCGGCCGTCCCGGTGAGCCCGTCGGGCTGTCCGACGCCGGCGGTCGTGACCCGCGCCGTCCGCGAACTGGTGGGGTTCGACGTGACCCCGCTCGGCGCGGGACTCGCGCGGTCGAGCGCGGCGCCGACGGTCGATCTCGGCGACGGACCGGGTAGGGATGTCCGCGAGGAGGAGCCGGTCGCGAACGCCGGCGAACTGTTCGAATCCGCGCGGGAGTTCGCCCGGAGCCTCCCCGACTCGGCGCTGTTGATCGGCGAGACGATCCCGGGCGGGACGACCACCGCCATGGCCGTGCTCCGGGCGCTCGGCGAGCGCGCCGCCGTCTCCTCATCACTCCCGGAGAACCCGCTCGCGCTCAAGCGGCGGGTGGTCAGGGAGGCGCTGGCGGCGAGCGGCCTCGAGGTCGGCGACGCCGCAGGCAATCCGGTCGAGGCCGTTCGGCGCGTCGGAGACCCGGTATTGGCGGCGGTCGCCGGGCTGATCGTCGGCGCGACCGCCGCCGGAGTCGAGGTGACCCTGGGCGGCGGCACCCAGCTGGCGGCGGCAGCGGCGCTCGCGCGTCACGCGGGCGTCGAGGTGCCGGTGACGCTCGCGACCACCTCGTTCGTCGCCGGGGACGAGAGCGCCGGAATCGAGGGCTTGGCGTCGGATCTCGACCTCGACCTCCGGGTGACGGATCCCGGGTTCAGAGGGCAGGAGCATCCGGCGATGGCCGCATACGTCGCCGGGGAGGCGAAGGAGGGCGTCGGCATGGGCGGGGCACTTCTCCTCGCCGAGCGCGAAGACGTCTCGATGGCCGAGGTCCGCGAACGGATCGTGACGGTGTACGACCGGGTGACGAAGACGGAGAAACCGCAGCCGTGAGGGGGTTCGTCCTCGGGGGGACGGCCTCGGGCGTCGGCAAGACGGTCGCCACCCTCGCCGTCATCCGCGCGCTCGATCGGGCGGGCCACGCGGTCCAGCCCGCGAAGGCCGGCCCCGACTTCATCGATCCGAGCCATCATCGGCAGGTCGCCGGCCGACCGTCGAGAACGCTCGACCTCTGGCTCCAGGGCGAGGAGGGAATTCTGCGGAACTACCACCGCGGCGAGAGCGTCGACGGGTCTCACCCGTCTTCCCGGGGGACGTCGTCCCCCGCAGTCTGCGTCGTCGAGGGGGTAATGGGGCTGTACGACGGCGACGGTTCCAGTACCGCGATGGTCGCCGAGGCGCTCGACCTGCCCGTCGTGCTCGTCGTCGACGCGAAGGCCGGCATGGAGAGCGTCGCCGCGACCGCGCTCGGCTTTCGGCGCTACGCCGAGCACGCCGGTCGCGATGTCGAGGTCGCCGGCATCCTCGCCCAGCGCGCCCACGGCGGGCGACACGAACGGGGCATTCGGGAGGCGCTTTCCGAGGGAATGGAGTACTTCGGACGGATCCCGCCCGACCACCGACTCGAGATCCCCGATCGCCATCTCGGCCTGGAGATGGGTGGGGAGGCGCCGCTCGCGGAGGAGGCGCTCGACGCTGCGAGCGAGCACGTCCGGGTCGACCGACTGCTCAAGATCGCCCGCACGCCGCCGCGAGCGGCGGAGGACCGGTCCCAGGGAGAGGAGACCGGAAAGCGCGTCGCGATCGCCCGGGACGCCGCGTTCTGCTTCTACTACCCGGCGACGATCGAGCGTCTCGAGGAACGTGCCGAGCTCGTGACGTTCTCGCCGGTCGCGGACGACGCGGTCCCCGACTGCGACGCGGTCTACCTCCCCGGGGGCTATCCCGAACTTCACGCCGAGGCGCTCTCGGAGTCGCCCGCGCTCTCCCAGTTGGCCGAACGGGCGAGCGACGGACTTCCGGTCCTCGGCGAGTGCGGCGGGCTGATGGCGCTCGCGGAGTCGCTCACGACCGTCGAGGACGAGACCCACTCGATGGCCGGCGTGCTCCCCGCCGAGGTGCGAATGTGCGAGCGGTACCAGGCGCTCGACCACGTCGAACTACGTTCGGAGGAGGGGACGCTCACCGCGGGCGCCGGCGAGTCGCTCCGGGGCCACGAGTTCCACTACTCGAACGCCGAGGTCGACGGGGACGCCCGTTTCGCCTTCGAGATGGAGCGAGGTGACGGGATCGACGGCGAACACGACGGCCTGACCGAACACCGGGCGCTCGGAACGTACTGTCACGTCCACCCCGAGAGCGGGGCGTTCGACGCGTTTCTCGACTCGCTGTAACGGGCGAGGATCCCGGCGGCTCAGAACTCGGCTTCGGGTTCGGGGACGACGCCCTCGTCGACGGCGTCGAACTCCTCGCGCAGTTCGCGGATCCGGTCGCGGATGTCCGCCGCGAGTTCGAACTCGAGGTTGCCCGCGGCCTCGTTCATCCGTTCCTCGAGCGCCTCGATCTGCTCGCGGGCGGCCTCCGCGTCCTCGGGGGCGTCGCCGGTCACGCCGCCGGTGTCGGTCTTGCTCCCCGGGAGGTTGGTCTCGCCGACCGCCTTCTCGATCGTCGTCGGCGTGTTGCCGTGCTCCTCGTTGAACTCGCGCTGGATCTCGCGGCGCCGCCGGGTCTCCTCGATCGCCTCGCTCATGGCGTCGGTCGTCTCGTCGGCGTAGAGGACGACCTCGCCCTCGACGTTTCTCGCCGCACGCCCCATCGTCTGGATGAGGGTGGTGCGAGAGCGCAGGAACCCCTGCTGGTCGGCGTCGAGGATCGCAACTAGAGAGACCTCGGGGATGTCGAGCCCCTCCCGCAGCAGGTTGATGCCCACGAGGACGTCGAACTCCCCTAATCGAAGGCCGCGGATGAGTTCGTGGCGTTCGAGGGTGTCGGTCTCGTCGTGCATGTACTCGACCGCGACGCCCGCGTTCTCGAGGTACTCGGTGAGGTCCTCGGCCATCCGTTTCGTGAGCGTAGTCACGAGCGTTCGTTCGTCGCGCTCGATGCGCTCGTCGATCCGGGCCATCAGATCGTCGATCTGGCCCTCGGCGCTCTCGACCTCGACGGCGGGGTCGACCAGGTGGGTCGGTCGAACGATCTGCTCGACCACCTGATCGCTGGTCTCGCGCTCGTAGTCGCCCGGCGTCGCGCTCACGTACAGCCGGCGGTCGACGCGCTCCTCGAACTCCTCGAAGGTGAGCGGGCGGTTGTCGTACGCGGTCGGCAGACGGAAGCCGTTCTCGACCAGCGAGTCCTTTCGCGACTTATCGCCCGCGTACTGGCCCTTGATCTGCGGGATCGTCTGGTGGGACTCGTCGATCACCGTGAGGAAGTCGTCGGGGAAGTAATCGAGCAGGGTGAACGGTGGATCGCCCGACTCGCGGTCCGAGAAGTAGAGCGAGTAGTTCTCGATCCCCGAGCAGTAGCCCGTCTCGCGGAGCATTTCCAGGTCGAAGGTGGTCCGCTCCTCGATTCGCTGGGCCGCGAGCATGTCGCCGTTGCGCTCGAAGTAGCGGATCCGCTTCTCCAGATCGTCCTCGATCTCGGTGATCGCGCTCTGGAGGCGGGACTCGGGGATCGAGTAGTGCTCCGCGGGGTGGACGAGCACGGCGGGCTCCTCGCTCTTGAGCTCGCCCTCGAGCGGATCGAGCTTGCTCAGTTTGTCTATCTCGTCGCCCCAGAACTCCACGCGGACGGCGTAGCGGCCGTACATCGGGAAGATCTCGACGGTGTCGCCTCGCACGCGGAAGGTCCCCTGGGTGAAGTCGACGTCGTTTCGTTCGTAGTTCAGGTCCACGAGGCGCTTCAGGAGCTCGTCGCGGTCGATCTCCTCGCCGCGCTCGAGCCGCAGGCTCATGTCGACGTAGTTCCGCGGGTCACCGAGACCGTAAATGGCCGACACCGAGGCGACGACGATCACGTCGTCGCGCGTGAGCAGCGAGCGGGTCGCGGAGTGGCGCAGCCGATCGATCTCGTCGTTGATCGAGGCGTCCTTGTCGATGTAGGTGTCGCTCTGCTCGACGTACGCCTCGGGCTGGTAGTAGTCGTAGTAGGAGACGAAGTACTCGACGGCGTTGTCCGGAAAGAGGTTCCTGAACTCCTCGTAGAGCTGGGCGGCGAGCGTCTTGTTGTGGGCGATCACCAGCGTCGGCTGCTGGAGCTCCTCGATCGCCCAGCTCACGGTGTTGGTCTTGCCCGACCCCGTCACGCCGAGCAGCGTCTGGCGCGTCGCGCCGTTCTCGTAGCCCTCGACGAGCTGTTCGATCGCCTCGGGCTGGTCGCCAGCGGGCTCGAAGGGCGCGTCGACCCTGAAGGGCTTCTCGGCCTCCGGCGTGTCGGGCTGGAGCGGGCCCGAGTGTGCGTCGCTCATCGGAGGAGAGAGGGGTTCGAGGCACTTGACCCGCTCGCCTGTACGGCGAACGTGACCCGTTTGAGAGACGAGATCACGTCCTCGTCTTCTATTGATATCACGAGTGGTTTATCGCCGTTGCTAGCGTATCCCTAGGTATGGCTACACGAACACACGCCCATGCTGAAGAGAACAAGCGGATCGCTCGTCGGGTCCCTGAGGAGATCGCCACGAAACGGAATCTCGATCTGACCGACGAGGTGTTCGCTGAAGACGCCGTCGAACACGCTCCCTACGGGGATTCTCGGGGAGTAGCGGCGCTCCGAGCGGATTTCAATCGGTTCCTCGCCGCGTTCCCCGATTTCTCGGCGACGGTCGAGGACATCGTCGCCGAAGGGGATACGGTCGCCATGCGCGTTACGCTCCGGGGTACCCAGGAGGGGGAGTTCATGGAAATCGAGCCGACCGGCCGGGAGTTCGAGATCCAGAACATGGTCTTCACGCGTATCGAAGGCGGTAAGATCGCCGAACGGTGGCTCCAACCCGACATACACGGGCTGTTTCGACAACTCGGTGCGGTCGAATCGCCCGTCGCATAGCGTAGCCTCTGACCGGCGTTTACACGGTTTCCGGGGCTCGTACGATGGGCGATCTACTCGCTCGAGGGACGACTGAGAAGCGGGCACCGACGCGCGGCGTCCGTTCCGGCCGTCCAGCTGATACGCACCGTGGGGTTCGACTGCAAGGGGAACCCTCAACGGGACGGGTCGAGTAGCCCGAACCAGTGAGTTTCGCGTTCGGCGCCGAAATCCTCCTCGCCCTCACGTTGCTCTCCTTTCTCGGCGGAATCATCGTCGCCACGATCGGCCCCGGCGGAATCCTCATCGTCACGGGGCTCTACCTGCTGACCTCGCTCTCGAGCGCCCAGGTCGCGGGCACCTCGAGCGCGACGTTCACCGTCGGCGCGGTGCTGGGGAGTCTCGTCTACGCGCGTTCCGGCGAGATCGACTGGCGGGTCGCGGGCGTCGTCAGCGCCGCGGCCGCCGCCGGCACGTGGCTCGGCGTCCAGGCCAACGCCTACCTCTCACGGGAGCTCTACGGGCTGATCCTGGCCGCGCTGCTCGCGGCGGTCGGTTGCAACATCCTCTACCGGGAGTACCGCGACCTCGAACCCCGCTTCGATCTCGGACGCGAGGGGCTCGACCTCGTCGCGTTCGTCGGCATCGGGCTGGTGATCGGCGTCTTCGGCGGGCTGTTGGGCATCGGCGGCGCGGCGCTCTCGGCACCCGCACTCGTGCTCGTCGGCGTCCCCATGCTCGCGACGATCGCGATCACGCAGGTCGTCGTCGTGTTCACCGCGCTGTTCACGACGGTCAACTACCTGCTGCTCGGCGCGGTCGTCACCCCGCTGGTCTTCCTCGTCACGGCTGCCTACCTCGGAGGCGTTACCCTCGGCTGGTGGCTCGCCCACCAGATCGCCACCGACCGGCTGAAGCTTGCGCTGGGGGTCGTCCTGCTGGGGCTCGCGGCCTCGCTCGTGATCTGAGGGCGACGTGGGCGATCCGGTTCGCGTGCCACGCCGGGGGCGAGCGCCGGCTCCGGGAGTCGCGGGTAGGACGGATGGATCGACGCTCGTGGCCGCGTTCCGGCCGTCGCAACCGTTATCAGGCGGACGACGAATCGTTCGACGGATGAAGGTCACCGACGCGCTCGACGCCGCCATCTCGACGCTGGTCGAACGTCCGGCGTCGATCCTGCCGGCCTACCTGATCGGCCAGGGTGCCGGTACGGTCGCTCGGACGATCCCCTTCGTGGGACTGTTCGTCGTCTACCTACTGTTGCGCGCGGACGGTCGGATCGCCGCTCTCGAGGACGCGCTTCGGGAGAGCGACGCGATCGCCCTGAGCGAGCCGGAGGCGATCGATGCCGGGACCGCGCCCGTCGGCGGGCTCGAGGCCGCGGTCTCGAACCTGCTCACCCCGGGCGTAATCGCTGTGCTCGTGCTCTCGGCGCTGCTCGGACTGATCGCGTTCGTCCTCGTCGACGCGACGATCCGCGCCGGACAGGTCCACACGGTCTACGCCGCCCTCCAGGGTCGGGCCCCGCTCGAGGCGGGCGTCGCGGGGGCGATCCGCGACGCCCGGCCGTTCGTCGGCCTCCGGCTCCTCGAGTACGGCCTCTACCTACTCGTGACGGCTGTCTACGGACTCGTCGTCCTCGTCGCGGGCGCGATCTACGCCGCGGACGGGGGGATCGGACTGCTGGTCGCGGCCGTCGCCGCGCTGCTCGCCCCGATCTGGCTGCTCTCGGTGGTGGTGATCGCCGCCGTCTTCCTCTTCGCCCCGCAGGCGATCGTGATCGACGACCGGGGGACGCTCTCCGGACTGAAGGCCGGCGTGGGGTTCGTCCGCCGCCGCCCCGGCGCGTTCGCCGTCTACGTCGCCGTCGCGATCGGCGTCTCGACGGCACTCGGCCTGCTGGGTGCCGTCCTCGCGGTGCTCGGCGGCGCGCAGGTCGCGAGCGTGCTGGCACTGCTGATCGTGGCGCCGTTTCTCGGCCTGCTCAAGACGGCCGTCTACGCCGAGGGCGCGCGGATCGATCCCGACCCGCTGCTGTCGGGTACTCGACGGCCCGTCGCTGCCCGCGCTCGCGACGCCTGGCGGACGAGTCTCGGAACGCTGTGGTCGTTCACCAGGCGAACGCCCGGACTGAGCGCGCTGAGCCTCGCGCTGTTCGGCGTCGGCGTTCTGGGGGGCTACTACGCCGTCGCCGGGTTCGCCATCGGAACGTCTCCGCCCCAGGACCCTGCCGGGGCGTTCGGCTCGATCCCGATCGGGACCTTCGCGCTGATCGCGGCGAACAACTGGCTGGTCGCCGTCGGCCAGTCGTACGCGGGACTCGCGCTCGGGCTCCCGACCGTCGTGAACCTGCTGTTCAACGGCGTCGTGGTCGGTCTGGTCTCGGGACTGAGCGACGACCTCCTGCTCGTCGCCGCGCTCGTCGTCCCTCACGCACTGCTCGAGGTGCCCGCGCTCGCGATATCGGGAGCGCTCGGTCTCCACCTCGCGCGCGTCGGTTGGCGGCGCGCCCGTGGCCGAGTCGACGACGCGGCGCTCGCCGCGGAGCTACGGACCGCCTTCTGGGTGCTCGTCGGCCTCGCGATGCTCTTCGTGATCGCCGCGTTCGTCGAGGCCTTCCTCACCCCCCGGATCGCCGGCTGGTTGGTGTAGTTCCAGGCGAAACGAAGGGGTTGTGAACGAGCCACGAATTCTCTCTCACTGACTGGTTCGTGGATGAAAGATATTTCGGCCGCGACGATTGCCGATGACCCCGTTTCAGTCCGTCGGTTTCGACGGCGGAACGCGCTCCGGTGGACCGGCGGATCTCGGGGCCATCACAGCGGGTTGCGTTTCCGGTGGAACGCGACGGCGGTGGCTACGGAACGACGCCCACCGTCAGAAGGGTGCCGTACGTGCGGTAGCGTTCGACCATCTCTCGACGGGTCTCCCACTCCTCGGTCGGGAACTCGCTCTCCTCGGGGATCTCGACCTCCCGGTCGGGGACGTTGTCCTGGGAGGCGACGTGAAGCCCCGCCTCCCGGAACGCCTCGCGGTACTCCCCGCGCGACCAGCGGGTCATCGGCACCGAGATCCGCTCCTGCCAGTCGTGCGAGTGGACGTTCTCCTCGTAGTAGTTCACGGCACAGAAGAACGTCCCCCCGGGACGGATCACGCGCGCGAGCTCCTCAAGGGTGTGGTGGGGGTCCTCCGCGTAGTAGAACGCCTCCATGCTCCAGGCGTGATCGACCGAGTCGTCGGCAAAGGGGAGTTCGTCGAAGTCGGCGACCAGGTAGGCGATCTCCGGGCTCTCGGTGTACGAGCGAGCGTTGTGGACCATCTCGGGGGCGCCGTCGAGCCCGTAGCCTCGGCCCGCGCCCTTCGTGTCGCGAAGCGCCCGGAGCGCGTAGCCGCTGCCGGTGCCCAGGTCGAGGACCGTCTCGCCCTCCTCGATCGGCATCCGCGCGAGCGCGTGTTTGGCGGTGTGCCAGTGGCGCTCCTCCATCCCCCTATCGCGGCCCTCGGCGGCCCAGTCGTCGAACTCCTCGCGAACGCTCATGGGGAGAGGTCGGTCGGCGACGACAAAACGCGTTCGAATGCTACAGCACGAGCCTCGTCACGGCGAAGAGGATGAGCACGCCGACGACGTCACAGACGTTGGTGACGATCGGGATGGTGGTGTCGTCGGGGTCGTAGCCGAGGCGGAACGACGCCGTGACCGAGACGAGGCTGAGCGTGATCACGAGCAGGGCGAGCGCCAGCCCGCTGAGCATCGAGATGGCGAACACCTGCCAGAACGCGAGGCTTCCCCCGAGCACGCGCCCGATCGCCCACGCCGCGACTCCGACGAGCGAGAAGATGGTGAGCGCGAGGGCGAGCACCGCGCCGACGTTCGCGCGCACGTCCGGGTTCGAGGGGTGGAGCTCGAACGTCCCCAGGTGGAACTGGGTCGAGAGACGCGCGCACATGATCGACGCCAGGTTGCCGGCGGTGCCGATCTGGACCGGCACCAGCACGAGCAGCGAGGGGTAGACGAGCAGCGTCTCCTCGAACGTCTCGAGGACGGAGCCGGAGACCATCTGGAGCAGCGACAGAGCCATCAAGAGGGGGAGCATCGTCGTGACGATCGACCTCGCAGCCCAGTCGCCGAGCGGGTCGTCGTCCCGAGCGTCGCCGGTCAGGACCTCGTAGAGGGCCGCGAGCCGTTCGCTCATGCCCGAGAGGTCGTCGCCGAAGAAACTCACATCAGCCACCCCACGATCCGGACGCCGACCAGCAGGAAGAGCACGCCGAAGACGTCGCCGAGCGTGGTGACGATCGGACCGACGAGGTTGTCGGGGTCGAGTCCCCGTCGATAGCCGACGAACACGACGGTCACGAGAACCGAGAGCATGAGGAGCGCGCTCAGAAAGCCCGCGATGAGCATGATGCCGACCAGCTGGAGCAGGCTTCCCCCCTCCCCGAACGCCAGGAGGACGAGGAAGGCCACGACCGCGATGAACACCGAGACCGTCATTCCGTTGATGAAGGAGGCGAGGATGGCGTGGGCCACCCGCTCGTCGAGCTCGAACCGGGGTTCGATCACCCCCTGATAGAGGCCGCTCGAGAGGCGCGCACCCAACGAGCCGTAGACGCCGCCGCGGGTCGCGAGAAACGCCGGCAGCAACAGGAGCAGGCCGGGGACGCTCTGGATGCCCGCCCGCATCGACTCGCTGCCGAGGATGGTCCCCGCGAACAGGCCGGCGACGAGGCTGACGACGATGGCCGGAAGCGCGCCGCGATAGATCTCCCGCGCCGAATCGTGGGTCGCCATTCTCGTTCGCTACGACTCGACGTCGCTACAAAAACCGCTCGGGAGCCGAGCCGGTCGGGTCGTCCAGGGCGATCGCCAGAGAGATTCCTGGTCTCCGGTGGATCCACCCACGCTTAAGTCGATTCGCGGGCTCCCCATCGTATGGACTACGCGCTGGCGATCGAAGGGGCCCCCGAGACGATTCCGGGCGGGACCGGCGTCCTGCTGTTGCATCCGAGCACGGGTGAGACCGACCGGATCGACACC comes from the Halalkalicoccus sp. CG83 genome and includes:
- a CDS encoding magnesium transporter, which encodes MATHDSAREIYRGALPAIVVSLVAGLFAGTILGSESMRAGIQSVPGLLLLLPAFLATRGGVYGSLGARLSSGLYQGVIEPRFELDERVAHAILASFINGMTVSVFIAVVAFLVLLAFGEGGSLLQLVGIMLIAGFLSALLMLSVLVTVVFVGYRRGLDPDNLVGPIVTTLGDVFGVLFLLVGVRIVGWLM